Part of the Denticeps clupeoides chromosome 3, fDenClu1.1, whole genome shotgun sequence genome, AGGACCGCAGGATCAAGATCGACAAGCGTTTTCGGTCCATGTTCCATGACGAGCGGTTCAAGCTGAAGTACACCGTGGACAAGCGCGGTCGCCCCGTCGACCACACCTCCTCCGACGACCTGAAGCGCTTCTACAACCTGGCCGACTCAGATCCGTCCGAGGCAGAGAGCGAAGGAGACGACTCGGAGAGCAAGAATGGAGAAGACGCACCGGAGACCAAGAGAACATCTAAAGCAACTAGAGGAGTGAAGGTGTATGAGGAAGGTAGGTCCTCCACCCTTCTGTTCAGGCAATGGTGTGTGTCCTAATAATGTTAATACTAACTAACATTATCCAGAAGAGGCAAGTAACcaagatgatgatgacgacgacgaggaggaggctgatgatgatgatgatgatgatgaggcaGGGTCAGGTGAAGAGTCTCAGTCAGAGGACGAAGAGAGTGGCAGCGACAGCGGCCCTGATCTGGCTCGTGGTAAAGGTAACATCGAGACGAGCTCAGACGAAGAGGATGATGAGGGGAACAACATGGAGGAAATTCTCCATCATGAGGAAGAGGAGATCGAGCACAACTGGGGCGAGATGTGGAAGGACGCTCCTCGCAGTGACGATGTCAGTTCTgttgtctttctgtctctgcAGATGTTGATACATTTTGCAAGTAGAAGTATTTCTCCAGCTGACTGAATATCtttattattctaattattttCAATGTGTTTAGGTGACGAGAAGGTTGGCGGTATGCAACATGGACTGGGACAGGCTGAAGGCCAAGGACCTTCTGGCTCTGTTCAACTCGTTTAAACCCAAGGGGGGCGTGGTCTTTTCTGTAAAGGTACCACGTTTCTGAAGCGCCCGTTTGGCACCGTGGATGGTAAAAGGTGGTTTTCTTCATCCTGCTGTGCCGGTTCCAGATCTACCCCTCTGAGTTTGGGAAGGAGCGGATGAGGGCGGAGCAGACCCAGGGCCCACTGGAGCTCAGATCGCTGCCGGACAACCCTGACGCAGACAACGAAGAGCAGAGGTACTGAAACATCACACGTCGATGAGTCTGGTTTCATATTTCACACTTCTTTTGTTATTAATCCCGTAGCACATGGTTCAATGTTCCTTTATTGCCATTTATCTTTataaatctaataaaaatactgtatgaattaaatgtatttttttaaagcagcaaaaaaactgcagcacagtagGTCAAAGCATCCAGATGTGAAATGGAACGTCTGAGAGAacagttacagcatttttcagaggcccttatccagagcgccttacaatcattagttacagggacagtccaccccctggagacactcggggttaagtgtcttactacacaatggtaataagtgggatttgaacctgggtcttctggtccataggcgagtgtgttacccactaggctactaccacccagcaggGCCGGTTCAGTGTTGTCGGTAGTTATTTAGAACGACTGTCCCGCCGCAGGATTTACCGGGAGAAGGTCCGCGACTACCAGTTCAAGCGTCTGCGGTATTACTACGCGGTGGTGGAGTGCGACTCGGCAGACACTGCTGCTCAGATCTACCAGGAGTGTGACGGCTTTGAGTATGAGAGCAGCTGCTCAACAATGGATCTACGGTAAGGAGAGGATTTAAAGCCTGTGTTTTGATAGTGatggtttttgtcattgtggtgcacagcacacggtgagatAACGAaacgtcctctgcttttaacccatcaccatattgtggggacggtaccttgtgGCAGCTTGGTGGTTCCTTTGTGACGATGTGttggtttcttttttgtgcAGTTTTATCCCAGAAGATCTCATGTTTGATGAGGAGCCAAAGGACTTGGCCGTGGATGTGGATTTGGCCGCCTACAAACCCAAAATCTTCACatccacagccaccaccacagcTAAGGTGAGACCGGCAGGCGTCAGAATAGTTTCTCCACCTTGCAGATTTCTGatactcgtgtgtgtgtgtgtgtgtgtgtgtgtgtgtgagaacaggtGGAATTGACCTGGGATGAAACGGACCACGATCGAGTCACAGCCATGAGCAAGAAGTTTAATAAGGATGAGCTGCTGGACATGGACTTCAAAGCATACCTGGCATCGTCCAGCGAGGAAGAGGTGGAGGAAGAACAGGGGGAAGAAGGTAGGCACATGGCAAAAGACTAGTGGCCTCCGTCCTGAGCGaaggctctgattggctgagcgtCTCTTGTTTAGTTCCTTCAGTCCAAGAACCAGccgaggagaaggagaagaaaaagaagaagaagaaagaggacCAGCTTGCCAAGTACAGAGAGCTGCTGCAGGGCATCCAGGagaaggagcagaagcagcaggacAGGGGCATGGAGATGGAGGTCACCTGGGTTCCCGGTGAGTGGGTGATGGGTCTTATCTTCCACAGTCCTGTTGGAGGACCACATTCGGGCAGTGGATGCTCAGTTATGGCTCCTTTATCAGGGTTGAAGGAAACGACAGAAAAACTGGTGAAGAAGAAACTCGAGGGGAAAGACAAGCTGACTCCATGGGAGGAGTTTctacagaagaagaaagacaaGAAGAAACAGAAACGAAAAGATAAACAAGTTGGTTTATTTCCAATTCTTAGCACTTAGAGTAGCCTGCAACTTTGAATATTTGTTCATGTTCATGCATCAGAGCTTCCGATCTCGTGGCGTTTGCATCCTTTATGAGGATAGCGTGCTTTTTAGACATGCTGTTCACAGCAGGGTTCCTCTCCTCAGGAACCAGCAGAAGCTGTTAATACCGATGATGAGCTCCCTCCAGATGTTGACCTCAGCGATCCGTTCTTCTCAGAAGAGCTTGGATCAGCCGGTGAGTGCTGCTACACATCAGCATTACTCGCTCGAATAATCGGCAGGATCACGGCACGTTTTTAAGGGTCCGTAGGCTGCCTGCATCTGACAAGTaacatccacaccatgcatgtGGTTTTAGGATCGTACCATGTTAATTCAACAATAAAACGGTACAGTTGGTCTCTCACCATGTGCAccgtcatcagcacaaaatacgATTCACCCGACGTCCACGTCCTGGTACACACACAGGTCTGAAGACCAAATCCAggggaaagaagaagaacaaggTGGCGGCAGAGGAGAGGACGcctgaggaggtggaggagctggagaggcagaaGGTGAGTTCATAGAACCCTCCCTGTTGTGAAGGGAGAAGCTCATCCAAACAGATTCcttaagttgtgtgtgtgtgtgtgtgtgtgtgtttccaaagGCTGAGATGGCTCTGCTGATGgacgatgatgaagatgaaaaacACAAGCATTTCAACTATGACAAGATCGTGGAGCACCAGAACCTGagcaagaagaagaggaagaagctTCTAAAGAGGAACACGCCTCTGGAGGAAGACGACTTCCAGGTATCTTCACCGCCAACGTCCACCAGACATCCAGGACTTGGGAGCACGTGGTTCTCATCTTCCCTCCCGTTTCCTGCGTCCCACAGGTGGACGTGAAGGACCCGCGTTTCGAGGCCATGTTCACCTCGCACCTGTACAACCTCGACCCGTCGGACCCGGGCTACAAGAAGACCAGAGCCACCCAGAGCATCCTGGAGGAAAAGCAGCGGCGGCGAGAGCAGCAGCGGCGCAGCCAGGAGGCGGCGGCGCTCAGCAGCGGACAGCCGCGGTCCCCGCAGGAAGCAACCGGTGACGCCAGGACGGCTATGGACCCCAGCCTGTCCCTCCTCATCAGGAACATCAAGAACAAGACGGAGCAGTTTCAGGCTCGGAAGAAGCGGAAGGCCGTGTAGGTTCCTTTCTTTTCTAACGCGGAGAAGAACCCGCCACGAGCCGGCAGCCGATTAAACCCAAGCCGGAAACCAGATTTTCAGAAAGAGCTTTATTGTTCTGATTTTACCAATGCACACATTCATAGGTCTGTTGGCACACGGTACAGGCACGTCATCCACGTCACGGACTGGTTAACACTCGGCTCACAGGCCACTCCCACTGGACGCTCACCGGCGGGGGAGAGGGAATTCGTATAAAGTTCGAGTGCAGCCCGCATTGGGGCGCTCGTGTTAATAAAGTGACTGCCGAGGGACGTGCGTCCTCTCCCGGCTCAGGTCCCCAGACCCTGACTGTCCGTACGGACGGATCGTTAGCGTGTACAATAAACGTGTTGAAGTAATGCTTTTTTGAGTACATGAAAATACGGCGTAGACTAATGTTGGGTACAAAACACGGCACGGCGGGAAAACAGTTCACGCGGTCACGTGCTTACCGTGCGGTCGCgtccataacacacacaaacggaaCATGGTAAAAGACGGCAACACACGGTAAACTTGGTGTCGTCGCAGCGTTGCCGCAGCATTTTTACCAGCGAGGATGGGTTTACTTCCGCAGGTAACGGCGGTAGGAGTGGGAGGTTTACCGCTGGGATGAGAACACGAGTACGGAGTGTAGTGGATGTTGTAGAGGCGGGGCGCCTCAGGCGTAGAAGATGAGTTCGGGGATCTGGCCCCCTTGCACGCCCGTGCCGTTGGTGCTGTCGGACGAGCACTGGAACTGGAACGTCACCTTGCCGCACTGCACCTCCGTCATGCCCTCCTGGCCGAAGTAGCTCAGCTCGTTCCCGTCCAGCACCACGCTGGCCGTGTAGAAGGTGTCCGGCTCGATCTGCACCGGGTGCTCGAAGCGCAccgggaaggtgctgctggagcCGTCGGAGAAGTACTTGATGACGCTGACGCCCAGGGCCACGCCCTGCCGCTTCAGCTCGATCTTGGCGCTGTACTCGGCCGAGCCGCAGCTGGAGCCGTAGAGGCCGAAGCCGGCGATGAAGATGCGGCGGTCCACGGCGAACTGGATGCTGTCGCAGCGGCCGCGGTAGCGCCACTGGTTGCTGCGGTAGGCGCAGGACTGGAAGCGGTGGCAGCGCTGCGGCGCCAGGCCCTTCCGCGGCTGGCAGGCGAACTGCAGCTCCGGCTTCCTGGCCGCCGTGTACCACAGGAAGATGTCGTTGGTCTCGTTGAGCGTCAGCACGCCGGACTGCGCGGCGCCGTCGGCGAACTCGTCCAGCGCCATGGCCGGGATGCGCACCAGGAAGATGGCCTTGCCCAGCACGGCGCGCTTGTTCTCGATGGTGGGCTGCAGGTCGCGGCGGCCGCACTCCGCCTCCGCCCAGCTCAGCGCCGCCTCGAacaccaccatctccttggCGTTGAGCGTCTCGCGCCGCAGGATGCTCTCCAGCGTCTGGGCGTCGATGTCGCAGAAGCCCTCGGAGCGCAGCGCCAGCTCGGCCTGCGCGTCGATCACCTCCCAGCAGCGCTGCGTCAGGTCGGGCTCCTCGAACAGGCAGCTCTGGGACAGCAGCACGCAGGCGTTGCGGGCGCTCAGGCTGGTCTCCAGGAAGTTGACGCAGGCGCGCGCCAGATGCGGCACGATGTACTTCTTGGCCGCGTACAGCGTGGCCAGCACCGTGTCCGCGCAGAGGTCAATCTCGTCACAGTAGATGTACCTTAGCGACAGGAAACAGGACATTTACTTACAGCGATTGTCATTCACGTTCTAAAACTAAGCGCCCTGATGAGGCCTAAcatgtcaggaatagaacatgctcaggaattgttaagtgctagatgaagacatttttttttttttgtgactgaaatactttttgaacaagtgggttttcaactgcttcttaaaaggtGGTCGTATTCTCGGCTAGTCGAACGGAGCAGGACAAgatgttccaccagccagggacaacaaaggagaaagTCTTGTTTCGTTTGGGGATctgctagtagtgtgttgatgtaggagggtgcacttccagTTACAGCCCTGTatgcagcatcaaggatttgaactcaatgcgagcagctaccgggagcccgtggagagaggtgagaagggGCGTGACATGCCCCTTTAACATgggttaaagttaaagtgatacTTTATCccgtcatacacagcagcacagcacaaggtgcagtgaaatttgtcctctgcatttaaccatcacccttggtgagcagtgggcagccatgacaggtgcccggagagcagtgcgtggggacggtgctttgctcattggcaccttggcggatcgggattcgaaccggcaaccttctgattacagggccgcttccttaacagctagaccaccactacccccacacactgggagtgtttcggctggttgaagttGAGGcaggctgccacattttggaccatctgtagtgattttatggtgactgctgaggctccagccaggagagagttgaCCAAAGAAATTAAAACCAAAGGAAGTTCTCTCAAGTCAATTTCGGGGTGCCGGTCACCGTTTCACCCCCTTAACCCATCATCATCTTCCTTGTAGTTTAAATATCGGCCGGATCTGAGCGAGCCTTACTTCAGCATGGCCAGAAACGAAGGCGGCTCCACGTCCGGGATCCGGATCTCGTCCTTGTCCTCGGCCAGCTCGCCGTAGAACATCGCGTGGAACACGGAGCTTCCCACCGCCAGCACGTACTGAAAACGGGAAGCGTTGGTCGCGTTGGTCCCCAGGAATCGTTTTTATGCATGTTCATGAGGCTTTTGGGGGGATAAAACTCACTTTGTGTCCAGGCACTCTCTGCGTGCCCCCCGGCGGTCCCACCACGAAGTGAACGTCGGCCATCAGCTCGTTGTTGAACATGACGGAGTTCCTGCGAAGGCGAACAAGGACTGCATTATGGACCGCGCCAACACCGCTCGCTCTTCCGTACTTCCTGGCCCGCGCAATCCACGACACATGAACAAAAAATCTAGAACACGGAACGGTGTGGAGAGACATAAATCATGCACAGAACATTTAGATATTTAGCAACGGCGACAGGAATTAGAAATTGGGTTTCGTACGGGTCAATTGTTTGGCCCAATGCATCCCTGGTGCAGGGTTCTTACACCTTAACACGTTACTCTACGGCCATATGTTGGCGGAAATATCGgtgcaaacaaataaataaaaatcacaaaattcaAGTTTacttatgacaaccctgaaaagccgAACGTAAGcgagtgtttcttcctccaagatCGGAATATGGAGGCAACGCTCGCAGCAAAGGTACTACAGGCCTGTGCCAGTTTTAAACTCTCCCTAAACAGTCACGTGCCAGTCAGATTTATATGAGTCTTCCAGAACTTTATACgcttatttcatattccaaaccCTTTCAAGGCCTGGAGGGTCTTTAATGACCCTGTCTTGTCTATCTGGCGTTACTATGCACGTTCCTAGTAAAGTTCCACGCCTGGGCCGCAGCACCTCTCTCTGATGGTGGGGTACAGGCCTTGCCAGTTGCAGCCctggatggtggtggtggtggtgttgttgTTGCTGAGGTTCTGCTGCTGGTACTGGTGCACGGCCGCGGGCGTCAGCTTCTTGGCAGGGATGAGCTCTGCAGCCATCTTCCGACACCGGACCGGGGCTCAGGGCGGCAGCATCGCCCAGGCCTGTTTAACGCGGACCCAGCCGGCTGTGGATCAAAGGCGACAACGCGGACGTGCTGGTTATCGGCCGAATCCGCGCTCCTCGCCGCTACAGGAACCAGCGTCCATCCAGACGCAACGCGACGCGAAAACGGCTGTTAGCCGTTTTAGCCAAAAAGCTAAAGAGAACGGAGCGCCGGAACGCGGCCAGCCCGCCAGCGAGCAGCTTTAGCGCTTTTTATCCTGCGTACGACCACATAAACAAGCCGCCGGGAGCAGCGAGGAGCACGAACCCACCCTCGAAACAGGCGAGAGCAAAGTTCGTGGCTCGGCGCAGCGTTCGGCCCGGGCGCTTACGCGTCATGGGCGcgcgttttaaaaaaaaaatatatatatatctgaaatAATCGCGCCTTTAATCTGTTTTCGAGCGGGTCGCCACTCGACGGGCGGAACTCGCTTCTTTAGAAACCGCTGCACAAAGTTCGCTCGCGTGTCGACAGTATAGCGCCACCGTGCGGACACTCCTGCCAtagtctgtttttaaaaaaaggggcTTTATGGGACGCGAGAATTACCGATAAATCACAGGACCAGCAGGCTGGCCGGAgctgttcgtgtgtgtgtgtgtgtgtatatatatatatatataggttttTAGATGCGTTAGTATGCTTGGCgttagttgtttttttcctcgtTAGTGCAGATaaccagctctatttgtctatCCCACCAGAAGAtcctccagatcctgcaggttcactctctacaacattcgcaagattcggccttttctctcacaacaggccaCGCatctcctcgtccaggcaatggtcatctccaaactcgactattgtaactctctcctggctggagcctctgcagtcaccataaaaccactccagatgatccaaaatatggcagcccgtctcatcttcaatcagccgaaactcacccatgttacgcctcttctcacctccctccactggctcccggtagccaGTGGAGAGCTCACATTGAGAGCTCACATTTGAActcacattgagttcaaatccttgatgctcgcctacagggctgtaaatggaactgcaccctcctacatcaatacaatacaacctagctacactcctgcacgctctctcagatcatcAAATGAAAtcagactgaaaattccctcttcacggggtctccgatcccaatcaactctgttctccgttgttgtccctggctggtggaacaacatgccctcctccattcgactagccgagactaccatcACCTttaagaaggtgaaaacccacttattcaaaagtatttcagacaaatctaacacttacacacgcacatgcgtacacactgcaatacaaaaaaattatatatatataataataattttttcttcgtctagcacttaacaatctccgagcatgctctttgctgacaagttaggccttatcagggatcttagtttttgttaactcaaaattctatagaaatcaaacgagaattgctggtgtcttcctcctgtaagtcgctttggatgaaagcgttggcaaaataaagtaaagtaaagtcatgTAAAGATAAAATGCCTGCATGAGCCGTCCGCAGTAAACAAGGACAACCAGAAGATGGCAGCAGCACCCTGACCTCCGTTTAGAACCTTTACAGGAACAGGACGCAGTTCTTCCAAAAAAAACGCCACATTCACCATTAGGTGAAGAATTAAGGCTGGatgcacgactgatcttcaaccttcccaagttctcccacaccgcccctctgctacgttccctccactggctcccagtagctgcatgcatcaaaatactgatgctcgcctacaaagccaaacatggagtagcaccatccaacctcacagcccttattacacctcgcactgcacctcgtatactccgagcctccagtactgctcgcccggtccccccatctctgaaggtaaaaggaagacgctcatctagactcttctctggcttggcccctcgtggtggaatgaacttcaaacggcagctcaagaccttcctctttagagaataattaacttgtaaccttcttattgtcttacttatgtataacatggtgaataaaaagattgtactcatagttgggggtccagaattgatcacttcaatgatggtaacatgaaagcaccaTTGTAAGtctttctggataagggcgtctgctaaatgccttaaatgtaaatgtaatgaagtgGATGGTCGGGGGTGAAGTAGCCATGTGGGGAAGCAACTCAAACCAAATCTGTCTCCTTGAGCTTGGTTAGTTCCAGGGGGACAGTGATTGTAACTTTAAACACAACGTAATGCGAGAATGTCCTTCTGGACTGAGACGAGGGGCTTggatactttactttactttactttatttggcagacgcttttatccaaagcgacttacaatgggaagacaccagcaatt contains:
- the esf1 gene encoding ESF1 homolog, with the protein product MASKKDLRGDDRFQKVQKDPRFWEMPDKDRRIKIDKRFRSMFHDERFKLKYTVDKRGRPVDHTSSDDLKRFYNLADSDPSEAESEGDDSESKNGEDAPETKRTSKATRGVKVYEEEEASNQDDDDDDEEEADDDDDDDEAGSGEESQSEDEESGSDSGPDLARGKGNIETSSDEEDDEGNNMEEILHHEEEEIEHNWGEMWKDAPRSDDVTRRLAVCNMDWDRLKAKDLLALFNSFKPKGGVVFSVKIYPSEFGKERMRAEQTQGPLELRSLPDNPDADNEEQRIYREKVRDYQFKRLRYYYAVVECDSADTAAQIYQECDGFEYESSCSTMDLRFIPEDLMFDEEPKDLAVDVDLAAYKPKIFTSTATTTAKVELTWDETDHDRVTAMSKKFNKDELLDMDFKAYLASSSEEEVEEEQGEEVPSVQEPAEEKEKKKKKKKEDQLAKYRELLQGIQEKEQKQQDRGMEMEVTWVPGLKETTEKLVKKKLEGKDKLTPWEEFLQKKKDKKKQKRKDKQEPAEAVNTDDELPPDVDLSDPFFSEELGSAGLKTKSRGKKKNKVAAEERTPEEVEELERQKAEMALLMDDDEDEKHKHFNYDKIVEHQNLSKKKRKKLLKRNTPLEEDDFQVDVKDPRFEAMFTSHLYNLDPSDPGYKKTRATQSILEEKQRRREQQRRSQEAAALSSGQPRSPQEATGDARTAMDPSLSLLIRNIKNKTEQFQARKKRKAV
- the btbd3a gene encoding BTB/POZ domain-containing protein 3a, which gives rise to MAAELIPAKKLTPAAVHQYQQQNLSNNNTTTTTIQGCNWQGLYPTIRERNSVMFNNELMADVHFVVGPPGGTQRVPGHKYVLAVGSSVFHAMFYGELAEDKDEIRIPDVEPPSFLAMLKYIYCDEIDLCADTVLATLYAAKKYIVPHLARACVNFLETSLSARNACVLLSQSCLFEEPDLTQRCWEVIDAQAELALRSEGFCDIDAQTLESILRRETLNAKEMVVFEAALSWAEAECGRRDLQPTIENKRAVLGKAIFLVRIPAMALDEFADGAAQSGVLTLNETNDIFLWYTAARKPELQFACQPRKGLAPQRCHRFQSCAYRSNQWRYRGRCDSIQFAVDRRIFIAGFGLYGSSCGSAEYSAKIELKRQGVALGVSVIKYFSDGSSSTFPVRFEHPVQIEPDTFYTASVVLDGNELSYFGQEGMTEVQCGKVTFQFQCSSDSTNGTGVQGGQIPELIFYA